A single region of the Coprobacter tertius genome encodes:
- a CDS encoding glycerophosphoryl diester phosphodiesterase membrane domain-containing protein, translating to MIILIPLAIFWVAILLFLIRFMYAPIIIVDTDKGAVEALKRSWEITRGKFGKLVALGIVFLLINIVGFIALIVGIFVTMAVTSVGFAVSYRMLAYEYDLKNKEEKIEGKTDTVLPAE from the coding sequence ATGATTATACTTATCCCTTTGGCTATTTTCTGGGTCGCTATTTTGCTGTTTTTGATACGATTTATGTATGCGCCCATCATCATCGTCGATACCGATAAGGGAGCGGTAGAGGCTTTGAAAAGAAGTTGGGAGATTACGCGCGGCAAATTCGGTAAACTGGTAGCGTTGGGTATTGTATTCCTTCTGATTAATATAGTAGGCTTTATCGCGCTTATCGTGGGTATTTTCGTTACCATGGCGGTAACATCTGTCGGTTTTGCCGTATCGTATCGCATGCTTGCTTACGAATATGATTTAAAAAATAAAGAGGAGAAAATTGAGGGGAAAACGGATACCGTTCTCCCTGCGGAATAA
- a CDS encoding glycosyltransferase family 87 protein: MRSIVRFFKKPFFSDYRTTSVLWLVLAITGVVLKFLKGPGSYNNYLIFKNVYWHAVDGVSLYGHYPELYFDKNHYGPFFSLIIAPFAVLPDFWGVLLWVTGNVMLLYWAVKQLPLERWQHALIYWLTVNEVFASVVNQQLNLGIAAILILSYTLIRDKRDFWAAFLIMAGTFVKLYGIVGLAFFFFSKQKKHFILYCIFWAVVMLVLPMLFFGTDYILQQYAGWYESLQIKNGENMFSPMQNISFLGMVRKISGNAAYSDLWLIVPGLVLFFLPYLRISRYGDKRFQMLLLSSVLLFTVLFSTGSESSTYIIPFTGVIIWFLVTPERHGWKYSNLALLLFALIFTGFSSSDLFPRFIRMEYIRPYALKALPCMIVWLFVIYDMCKGKFVSNYRNK, from the coding sequence ATGCGTAGTATAGTGCGTTTTTTTAAAAAACCGTTTTTTTCTGATTATCGTACCACATCGGTATTATGGCTTGTGTTAGCCATTACCGGTGTGGTATTGAAATTTTTGAAGGGCCCCGGGTCTTATAATAACTATCTTATTTTTAAGAATGTATATTGGCATGCGGTCGACGGTGTTTCTTTGTATGGACATTATCCCGAGTTGTATTTCGATAAAAATCATTATGGGCCGTTCTTTTCTCTGATTATAGCTCCGTTTGCCGTATTACCCGACTTTTGGGGTGTTTTATTGTGGGTGACCGGGAATGTGATGCTGTTGTATTGGGCCGTAAAACAGTTGCCTCTCGAACGCTGGCAGCATGCGCTTATTTATTGGTTGACGGTAAATGAAGTTTTCGCATCTGTCGTAAACCAACAGTTGAATCTCGGTATTGCCGCCATCCTGATTTTGTCTTATACCTTGATTCGGGATAAGCGTGATTTCTGGGCGGCATTCCTTATTATGGCGGGTACTTTTGTAAAATTGTACGGAATTGTGGGTTTGGCTTTCTTTTTCTTTTCCAAGCAGAAAAAACATTTTATTTTATATTGTATATTCTGGGCGGTTGTCATGTTGGTATTGCCGATGCTCTTTTTCGGTACCGATTATATCCTTCAGCAATATGCCGGATGGTATGAGTCGTTACAGATAAAAAACGGAGAAAACATGTTTTCTCCCATGCAAAATATATCCTTTCTGGGAATGGTACGAAAGATATCGGGTAACGCGGCATATAGCGACCTTTGGCTTATTGTCCCCGGATTAGTATTATTTTTCTTACCCTACTTGCGTATCAGCAGATACGGAGATAAACGCTTTCAGATGTTACTGCTTTCATCGGTATTATTGTTTACCGTATTATTTAGTACCGGAAGCGAATCGAGTACTTATATTATTCCTTTTACCGGAGTGATTATTTGGTTTCTGGTTACTCCCGAAAGACATGGGTGGAAATATAGCAATCTGGCTTTACTGTTGTTTGCATTGATATTTACAGGATTTTCTTCCTCTGATCTTTTCCCCCGGTTTATTCGTATGGAGTACATCCGCCC